A region of Struthio camelus isolate bStrCam1 chromosome 30, bStrCam1.hap1, whole genome shotgun sequence DNA encodes the following proteins:
- the BGLAP gene encoding osteocalcin has protein sequence MRTLGLLTLLALVALGLGRRDPARSASAADSPSSEAFVSHRASAELTRRHKRHFVAGSPYGAAPNPLEAQREVCELNPDCDELADHIGFHEAYRRFYGPVA, from the exons ATGAGGACCCTCGGGCTGCTGACCCTGCTGGCCCTCgtggccctcggcctcggccgcAGAG ACCCGGCCCGCTCCGCCAGCGCCGCCGACTCGCCCAGCTCGGAAG ccttCGTCTCCCACCGCGCCAGCGCCGAGCTGACGCGCCGGCACAAGAGGCACTTCGTCGCCGGCAG CCCCTACGGCGCCGCGCCGAACCCCCTCGAGGCCCAGCGCGAGGTGTGCGAGCTCAACCCCGACTGCGACGAGCTGGCCGACCACATCGGCTTCCACGAGGCGTACCGGCGTTTCTACGGCCCCGTGGCCTAG